One part of the Streptomyces lydicus genome encodes these proteins:
- a CDS encoding M48 family metalloprotease, with translation MATAEPGARIDERAISAGTTMRFALLVILLLVSSGSMMSAVAGANDNPDGFAGFGCQFAAGVDPTQGDGAVGYAGAIIHHDALQACLDRYTTAPPWWADLVWPGLVLVAAGVLFWLLPVWKARRRRVVALATVDPDGGIRRAVADLAATAGLAQVPRVVIDPAAASASAVVFGRTRRPTVCLHAGLLARRSRDPEGFRAVLLHEFAHIRNGDVTLTYVTVAVWRAFVLLVLLPYLVWCAAVIPSSLQDPLWTAEQPFAARAFVLPVFMIVLVYLARSDVLRSREVYADLAAVRWGADPRGWAVTTAAPAGGSRGRRLLASFVELWRTHPRWDLRRDALTDPAALFGVQALPMFLTGAAAAMISAQATHYVAAGAPTSSWTHPATALLAAVAATGVAGIALWRAVAHAVLTGRRVPSGVRAGLWLGAGMAAGVLDMNEFAVAEWLPARPQVLLLVVCAGVVFAGWTTQCAHLWFTVWPGRSRLPAVLLVMAAACLLLTAWFSWWQSGGVDLASGWISTEAELRTLERIFPGPAADHGTMLYVSAVVLPGLTGLQRPLVLAAVAALWLVPLLAWTTGSVTARRRRPAGGAAGDVVVPEPPSTAPPPLRRALLSAALGGVVCWLAIAVTKAYLHTWQPPRGQRGGLYTFLSQAWAMVAVVTVATVAAGVACAWARRYPLLVALITAEATALAGLAGHFVLLSADGCVPPLRTLASRCYWLPTGAWPLVRMVLGPVLVSTAIGALVAVAAVSAIRRLRRAGAAHPVPAPPHGDGRGRLARRVAVSVLCAAAVGATTVAAGYENRSTSQIPGRYHVALPAQVAAPAPIAAMQVSAWLKFGGRDLILRYAAADAALSRALLQAADAHGRIESSVFKPVCAKFGRIIQDATRYFPVPDPQAAPLWRTFTDRTRSGSRGCALAFDEGDSRRFMASLQQFHEADTTLRSIQVRLDEVRLAGGGPPATGAR, from the coding sequence ATGGCCACGGCCGAGCCCGGGGCGCGCATCGACGAGCGGGCGATCAGTGCGGGCACGACGATGCGCTTCGCCCTGTTGGTGATCCTGCTGCTGGTCAGCAGCGGCTCGATGATGTCCGCCGTCGCCGGCGCCAACGACAACCCGGACGGTTTCGCCGGATTCGGTTGCCAGTTCGCCGCCGGCGTGGACCCCACCCAGGGCGACGGCGCGGTCGGCTACGCCGGGGCGATCATCCACCACGACGCCCTCCAGGCGTGCCTGGACCGCTATACGACGGCCCCTCCGTGGTGGGCGGACCTCGTGTGGCCGGGCCTCGTCCTGGTGGCGGCGGGCGTGCTGTTCTGGCTCCTGCCGGTGTGGAAGGCGCGGCGCCGCCGGGTCGTCGCGCTGGCCACGGTCGATCCCGACGGCGGGATCCGGCGCGCCGTGGCGGACCTGGCGGCGACGGCCGGCCTGGCCCAGGTGCCCCGCGTGGTCATCGACCCGGCCGCGGCGTCGGCGAGCGCGGTGGTGTTCGGCCGCACCCGCCGGCCCACGGTCTGCCTGCACGCCGGTCTGCTGGCCCGCAGATCCCGCGATCCGGAGGGCTTCCGGGCGGTACTGCTGCACGAGTTCGCCCACATCCGCAACGGCGACGTCACCCTGACCTATGTCACCGTCGCCGTGTGGCGGGCGTTCGTCCTGCTGGTGCTCCTCCCCTACCTGGTGTGGTGTGCGGCCGTCATCCCCAGCTCGCTCCAGGACCCGCTCTGGACGGCTGAACAACCCTTTGCGGCAAGGGCGTTCGTGCTCCCCGTCTTCATGATCGTGCTGGTCTATCTCGCGCGGTCGGATGTCCTGCGCAGCCGCGAGGTCTACGCCGACCTGGCCGCGGTGCGCTGGGGCGCCGACCCGCGCGGCTGGGCCGTCACCACGGCGGCACCGGCCGGGGGAAGCAGGGGCAGGCGGCTGCTCGCCTCCTTCGTCGAGCTGTGGCGCACCCATCCGCGCTGGGACCTCCGCCGGGACGCCCTGACCGATCCGGCGGCGCTGTTCGGTGTGCAGGCACTGCCGATGTTCCTGACCGGGGCGGCCGCCGCGATGATCAGCGCCCAGGCCACGCACTACGTGGCCGCCGGCGCCCCCACCAGCTCCTGGACGCACCCCGCGACGGCACTGCTCGCGGCGGTGGCGGCCACCGGCGTGGCCGGGATCGCGCTGTGGCGGGCGGTGGCCCACGCCGTCCTCACCGGGCGGCGGGTGCCTTCCGGCGTACGCGCGGGGCTGTGGCTGGGCGCCGGGATGGCGGCCGGCGTGCTGGACATGAACGAGTTCGCCGTCGCGGAGTGGCTGCCCGCCCGGCCCCAGGTGCTGCTGCTGGTCGTGTGCGCGGGCGTGGTGTTCGCCGGGTGGACGACGCAGTGCGCGCACCTCTGGTTCACGGTGTGGCCGGGCCGCTCCAGGCTCCCGGCCGTGCTGCTGGTCATGGCCGCCGCCTGCCTGCTGCTCACGGCCTGGTTCTCCTGGTGGCAGAGCGGCGGCGTCGATCTGGCGAGCGGATGGATCAGCACGGAGGCGGAGCTCCGGACGCTGGAGCGCATCTTCCCCGGGCCGGCCGCCGACCACGGCACGATGCTGTACGTCAGCGCCGTGGTCCTTCCGGGGCTGACCGGCCTCCAACGGCCCCTCGTGCTGGCCGCGGTCGCGGCCCTGTGGCTCGTACCGCTGCTGGCCTGGACGACCGGTTCGGTGACCGCACGGCGCCGCCGCCCGGCCGGCGGTGCCGCCGGCGACGTCGTCGTGCCGGAACCGCCCTCGACGGCGCCGCCGCCGCTGCGACGGGCGCTGCTCTCCGCGGCGCTGGGCGGCGTGGTCTGCTGGCTCGCGATCGCGGTCACCAAGGCGTACCTGCACACCTGGCAGCCACCGCGCGGGCAGCGCGGAGGGCTGTACACCTTCCTCTCCCAGGCGTGGGCGATGGTGGCCGTGGTGACGGTCGCGACGGTGGCCGCCGGCGTCGCGTGCGCGTGGGCCCGCCGCTACCCGCTGCTCGTCGCGCTGATCACCGCCGAGGCCACCGCCCTGGCCGGTCTGGCCGGGCACTTCGTGCTGCTGTCCGCCGACGGATGCGTTCCGCCGCTGCGCACTCTCGCGTCGCGCTGCTACTGGCTTCCCACCGGCGCCTGGCCGCTGGTCCGGATGGTGCTGGGGCCGGTTCTCGTGTCCACCGCGATCGGCGCCCTCGTGGCCGTCGCCGCGGTGTCGGCGATCCGGCGGCTGCGGCGCGCCGGCGCGGCACACCCCGTGCCCGCGCCGCCGCACGGGGACGGACGCGGACGCCTCGCCCGTCGCGTCGCCGTGAGCGTGTTGTGCGCGGCGGCGGTGGGAGCCACGACCGTGGCCGCGGGGTACGAAAACAGGAGCACCTCGCAGATCCCCGGCAGGTATCACGTGGCCCTTCCGGCGCAGGTGGCCGCGCCGGCGCCGATCGCGGCGATGCAGGTGTCCGCCTGGCTCAAGTTCGGCGGGCGGGACCTGATCCTTCGCTACGCCGCCGCCGACGCCGCGCTCAGCAGGGCGCTGCTGCAGGCCGCGGACGCGCACGGCCGCATCGAGTCGTCCGTCTTCAAGCCGGTGTGCGCGAAGTTCGGCCGGATCATTCAGGACGCCACCCGCTACTTCCCCGTCCCGGACCCGCAGGCCGCGCCCCTGTGGCGGACGTTCACGGACCGGACGCGGAGCGGCAGCCGGGGCTGCGCCCTCGCCTTCGACGAGGGCGACAGCCGCCGTTTCATGGCGTCGCTGCAGCAGTTCCACGAGGCGGACACCACCCTCCGGTCGATTCAGGTGCGGCTCGACGAGGTCCGCCTGGCCGGCGGCGGGCCCCCCGCGACCGGCGCCCGGTAG
- a CDS encoding MsnO8 family LLM class oxidoreductase, with translation MIEVPLSALEVAMVQTGTRAVETLRDTAAFAQELERLGYHRIWYAEHHHSPAIGAFPPVVLTAHAAANTAAIRLGSGGVLAPNHAPLTLAEQFGTLAALHPDRVDLGIGRGPGTFDEATARALRRGAGPTTDEEYRADVAATLAFLVDEVALGPLPEPWLLASSTAGAALAARLGLPVALAHHIRPDNTQAALERYRAAFTPSRWCERPRVLLCVETVCAETEEEAAWHIGPMDVVKAGLLKGMSEIPFPTPAEAAAHPFTAEERQALAGFRAQQAVGTPETVVRRLARLVAETGADELMLTTPVHALRDRVRSHELLAKYAGATTAP, from the coding sequence ATGATCGAGGTACCTCTTTCCGCGCTGGAAGTCGCGATGGTCCAGACCGGCACCCGAGCCGTGGAGACCCTGCGCGACACCGCCGCCTTCGCTCAGGAACTGGAACGGCTGGGATACCACCGGATCTGGTACGCCGAGCACCACCACTCGCCCGCGATCGGCGCGTTCCCCCCGGTCGTGCTGACCGCACACGCCGCCGCCAACACCGCGGCCATCCGGCTCGGTTCGGGCGGCGTGCTGGCCCCCAACCACGCACCCCTCACCCTCGCCGAGCAGTTCGGGACGCTGGCCGCCCTGCACCCGGACCGCGTCGACCTGGGTATCGGCCGCGGCCCGGGCACCTTCGACGAGGCCACCGCGCGGGCACTGCGCCGCGGAGCCGGGCCGACGACGGATGAGGAGTACCGGGCGGACGTCGCCGCGACCCTGGCCTTCCTGGTCGACGAGGTCGCCCTGGGCCCGCTGCCGGAACCCTGGCTGCTGGCCTCCAGCACCGCGGGTGCCGCGCTCGCCGCGCGGCTCGGTCTGCCGGTCGCCCTCGCCCACCACATCCGGCCGGACAACACCCAAGCGGCACTGGAGCGTTACCGGGCGGCGTTCACCCCGTCCCGCTGGTGCGAACGGCCTCGGGTGCTGCTCTGTGTGGAGACGGTGTGCGCCGAGACGGAGGAAGAAGCCGCGTGGCACATCGGCCCGATGGACGTCGTCAAGGCCGGGCTGCTCAAGGGCATGAGCGAGATCCCCTTCCCCACGCCCGCGGAAGCGGCCGCCCACCCCTTCACCGCGGAGGAACGACAGGCGCTGGCCGGCTTCCGCGCACAGCAGGCCGTCGGAACGCCGGAGACCGTCGTCCGGCGGCTCGCCCGGCTGGTCGCGGAGACCGGAGCCGACGAGCTCATGCTGACCACACCCGTCCACGCCCTCCGTGACCGGGTTCGCTCCCACGAACTCCTCGCGAAGTACGCCGGGGCCACGACGGCACCGTAG